A genomic segment from Barrientosiimonas humi encodes:
- a CDS encoding mechanosensitive ion channel: protein MTIPTLAPARFQTAFWDEFNWADIAQKAILAVVILAVTWIVAKLVTRAFAALVGRVPALQRSSADGSSIGQSLGQIVSLLVWMFGLIAVLQLFQLDQALAPVQNLLNGVTSFLPKLIGAGVVFVIGALLAKVVRELIETALSALPIDRWLGRARGAQNQVTAEATGHREQQQAYNNPAEGGQIGQQYAQQTGQAPAQQGGPGAGGAGSVGQRIAKTLATIAYALIMIVVSIAALQILGIQSISRPAERMLTTIFDAIPVILAALLLLALGGLIAKFAADILGQILEGVGTDRVLRDADLLPEGKSATPIITKIVQVAIVLFFAVMAAQTLNFPQITRFLSEVLELGGRVVFGAAIIAAGVFIANLLAKLIGGEGATPLVIRVATIVLFSAMGLKYMGIADSIIELAFGALVVGGAAAAALAFGLGGRDAAARQLEELRQRKGENQNN from the coding sequence ATGACCATTCCGACCTTGGCCCCAGCTCGGTTCCAGACCGCGTTCTGGGACGAGTTCAACTGGGCCGACATCGCCCAGAAGGCGATCCTCGCGGTCGTGATCCTGGCCGTGACCTGGATCGTGGCCAAACTCGTGACCCGGGCCTTCGCGGCCCTGGTCGGCAGAGTCCCGGCCCTGCAGAGAAGCAGCGCCGACGGTTCGAGCATCGGTCAGTCGCTCGGGCAGATCGTGTCGTTGCTGGTCTGGATGTTCGGTCTGATCGCCGTCCTCCAGCTGTTCCAGCTCGACCAGGCGCTCGCCCCCGTGCAGAACCTGCTCAACGGGGTGACCTCGTTCCTGCCCAAGCTGATCGGCGCCGGCGTCGTGTTCGTCATCGGCGCGCTCCTGGCGAAGGTCGTGCGCGAGCTCATCGAGACCGCGCTCTCCGCGCTCCCGATCGACCGCTGGCTGGGTCGGGCGCGCGGCGCTCAGAACCAGGTGACGGCCGAGGCGACCGGCCACCGCGAGCAGCAGCAGGCGTACAACAACCCGGCTGAGGGTGGCCAGATCGGCCAGCAGTACGCCCAGCAGACCGGCCAGGCGCCCGCCCAGCAGGGCGGCCCCGGGGCTGGTGGCGCCGGCAGCGTCGGTCAGCGGATCGCGAAGACCCTGGCCACGATCGCGTACGCGCTGATCATGATCGTCGTCAGCATCGCCGCCCTGCAGATCCTCGGGATCCAGTCGATCTCGCGGCCGGCGGAGCGGATGCTCACCACGATCTTCGACGCCATCCCGGTGATCCTGGCGGCGCTGCTGCTGCTGGCGCTGGGTGGTCTGATCGCGAAGTTCGCGGCCGACATCCTCGGCCAGATCCTCGAGGGCGTCGGCACGGACCGCGTGCTGCGTGACGCCGACCTGCTGCCGGAGGGCAAGAGCGCCACCCCGATCATCACCAAGATCGTGCAGGTCGCGATCGTGCTGTTCTTCGCGGTGATGGCGGCGCAGACGCTCAACTTCCCGCAGATCACCCGCTTCCTCAGCGAGGTGCTCGAGCTCGGCGGACGTGTCGTGTTCGGCGCGGCGATCATCGCGGCGGGCGTGTTCATCGCGAACCTGCTCGCCAAGCTGATCGGTGGCGAGGGCGCGACGCCGCTCGTCATCCGGGTCGCGACGATCGTGCTGTTCTCGGCAATGGGCCTGAAGTACATGGGCATCGCCGACTCGATCATCGAGCTCGCCTTCGGCGCCCTGGTCGTCGGCGGTGCCGCGGCCGCGGCGCTGGCGTTCGGCCTCGGTGGCCGCGACGCCGCCGCCCGGCAGCTCGAGGAGCTGCGGCAGCGCAAGGGTGAGAACCAGAACAACTGA
- a CDS encoding TetR/AcrR family transcriptional regulator: MTDSARYHHGNLRPALLARAVEVIEVDGVRDMSLRRIARDLGVSHGAPQRHFSGKADLLDAVAKQGFTMLGEAYAETMRNVGGGDRLTALAVTYLEFSMARPELVQLMFTRKHSPVEGMDEAVAEAFRVPLEVIAEEQRRGNLIEGDPEQLGIYVVAVLHGLTSLANAGFITAGSSQSLLASAADHVLDGLRPR, from the coding sequence GTGACCGACAGCGCCCGCTATCACCACGGCAACCTGCGGCCCGCCCTGCTCGCCCGGGCCGTGGAGGTCATCGAAGTCGACGGCGTCCGCGACATGAGCCTGCGCCGGATCGCCCGCGATCTCGGGGTGAGTCACGGCGCGCCGCAGCGGCACTTCAGCGGGAAGGCCGACCTGCTCGACGCGGTGGCGAAGCAGGGGTTCACGATGCTCGGCGAGGCCTACGCCGAGACCATGCGCAACGTCGGCGGCGGCGACCGCCTGACCGCGCTGGCGGTCACCTATCTGGAGTTCTCGATGGCCCGGCCCGAGCTGGTGCAGCTGATGTTCACCCGCAAGCACTCACCGGTCGAGGGGATGGACGAGGCGGTGGCGGAGGCCTTTCGCGTGCCGCTGGAGGTCATCGCCGAAGAGCAGCGGCGCGGCAACCTGATCGAGGGCGACCCCGAGCAGCTCGGCATCTATGTCGTCGCGGTGCTGCACGGCCTGACCTCGCTCGCCAACGCCGGCTTCATCACGGCCGGGTCGTCGCAGAGCCTGCTGGCCAGCGCCGCCGACCACGTGCTTGACGGGTTGCGTCCGCGCTGA
- a CDS encoding oxidoreductase — translation MAMTSPWTPDRIPDLTGRHAVVTGGNSGLGQVAATHLAARGATVTLAVRDVSRGERAASAITGDVRVRQLDLASLDSVRAFAADWSEPIDILLNNAGIMMVPQGRTADGFELQLGTNHLGHFALTLQLLPHLRDRVVTVSSQAHRRGRIALDDLHWEQRAYDPAGAYAQAKLANLLFTLELARRLEGRSSVRSLAAHPGYSATNLQNHSGKRGPHVVMQLANRFIARDAEAGTEPLLFAAVEDIPSGSYVGPAKAYECRGQPTLVGRSPAASNVELAKEFWLRSATEVGLSPELTLG, via the coding sequence ATGGCGATGACGTCCCCCTGGACCCCTGACCGCATCCCCGACCTGACTGGCCGCCATGCGGTGGTGACCGGCGGCAACAGCGGCCTCGGCCAGGTCGCGGCCACCCACCTGGCGGCGCGCGGCGCCACGGTCACCCTGGCCGTTCGCGACGTCAGCCGTGGCGAGCGGGCCGCGTCCGCCATCACCGGCGACGTGCGGGTGCGCCAGCTCGACCTCGCCAGCCTCGACTCGGTGCGCGCCTTCGCCGCCGACTGGTCCGAGCCGATCGACATCTTGCTCAACAACGCGGGGATCATGATGGTCCCGCAGGGCAGGACCGCCGATGGTTTCGAGCTGCAGCTCGGCACCAACCACCTCGGCCATTTCGCCCTCACCCTCCAGCTGCTCCCGCACCTGCGCGACCGCGTCGTCACCGTGTCCTCGCAGGCGCATCGCCGCGGCAGGATCGCGCTGGACGACCTGCACTGGGAGCAGCGGGCGTACGACCCGGCCGGTGCGTACGCCCAGGCGAAGCTGGCCAACCTGCTCTTCACGCTCGAGCTCGCCCGGCGCCTCGAGGGGCGTTCGTCGGTGCGCTCGCTCGCCGCTCACCCCGGCTACTCCGCCACCAACCTGCAGAACCACAGCGGCAAGCGTGGCCCGCACGTCGTGATGCAGCTCGCCAACCGCTTCATCGCCCGGGATGCCGAGGCCGGCACCGAGCCGCTTCTGTTCGCCGCCGTCGAGGACATCCCGTCCGGCAGCTACGTCGGTCCGGCGAAGGCGTACGAGTGCCGCGGGCAGCCCACGCTCGTCGGCCGCTCGCCCGCCGCCAGCAACGTCGAGCTGGCGAAGGAGTTCTGGCTGCGCTCGGCCACGGAGGTCGGTCTGTCGCCCGAGCTCACGCTGGGGTGA
- a CDS encoding HNH endonuclease translates to MWTEDDDAALRREAMAWLAVRTDDQRHYLSTDEIGEFRFRGERFPLMDRQRGIRKPAQLQAALSIRTTFRPDGAERPYEDALRPDGLISYKWRGTDPDHPENRGLRRAYEQQLPLIWFYGVGVGTYQAVFPVFIVAEDRALHEFVLSPIEGVLPQAGDTLQEEVLRRYVAREAKHRLHQPIFRGMVLRAYGERCSVCELRHAVLLDAAHIVPDSDRAGIAAVRNGLSLCKIHHAAYDTGILGIRPDYTLAIREEVLREVDGPMLRHGLQDMHGQRLRVLPRRRSEKPDPDLLEMQWDRFLAS, encoded by the coding sequence GTGTGGACGGAGGATGACGATGCGGCGCTGCGTCGTGAGGCGATGGCATGGCTGGCCGTCCGCACCGATGACCAGCGGCACTACCTGTCCACGGATGAGATCGGCGAGTTCCGATTCCGCGGCGAACGTTTCCCGCTCATGGATCGCCAGCGCGGCATCCGCAAGCCAGCCCAATTGCAAGCGGCGCTGTCCATCCGCACGACATTCCGGCCGGACGGCGCCGAACGACCCTACGAAGACGCGCTGCGGCCCGACGGTCTGATCAGCTACAAGTGGCGCGGCACCGACCCCGACCATCCGGAGAACCGCGGACTCCGGCGGGCTTATGAGCAGCAGCTACCGCTGATCTGGTTCTACGGCGTCGGGGTGGGCACCTATCAAGCGGTCTTCCCTGTCTTCATCGTCGCCGAGGACCGAGCACTGCACGAGTTCGTCCTGTCGCCGATCGAGGGCGTCTTGCCCCAGGCCGGTGACACCCTCCAGGAGGAAGTGCTGCGTCGCTACGTGGCCCGGGAGGCGAAGCATCGCCTGCATCAGCCAATCTTCCGTGGGATGGTGCTGCGGGCATACGGCGAGCGCTGCAGTGTCTGCGAGCTGCGGCACGCCGTCCTGCTGGACGCGGCCCACATCGTGCCCGACAGCGATCGGGCGGGCATTGCGGCCGTACGAAATGGGTTGTCCCTGTGCAAGATTCACCACGCGGCCTACGACACGGGCATCCTCGGCATTCGCCCCGATTACACCTTGGCCATCCGTGAAGAGGTCTTGCGTGAGGTGGACGGACCGATGCTGCGGCACGGACTGCAAGACATGCACGGCCAGCGCCTGCGTGTTCTTCCTCGCCGCAGGTCCGAAAAGCCGGATCCCGACCTTCTGGAGATGCAGTGGGATCGGTTCCTGGCTTCCTGA
- a CDS encoding DUF305 domain-containing protein, which translates to MPRRTSLVATTALLTGSLLLAGCGSGDSSTGAGGSQSSGHDMSTMDSSSSAPADSGRQGDVMFAQMMIPHHQQAIEMADIALRKPSSSAQVKKLATDIRKAQGPEITTMTGWLKSWGAPTSMPGGHDMSGMMSPAEMDGLKKAEGPEFDRQWLTMMIKHHRGAVQMAQDVNKTTNNPDVRTMANGIIKSQNAEIRTMERLLKK; encoded by the coding sequence GTGCCACGACGTACGTCCTTGGTCGCCACCACCGCCCTCCTCACCGGCAGCCTTCTGCTCGCCGGGTGCGGCAGCGGGGACAGCTCGACCGGAGCCGGTGGGAGCCAGAGCAGCGGGCACGACATGAGCACGATGGACAGCTCCAGCTCGGCACCGGCGGACTCCGGGCGGCAGGGCGACGTGATGTTCGCGCAGATGATGATCCCGCACCACCAGCAGGCGATCGAGATGGCCGACATCGCGCTGAGGAAGCCGTCGTCGTCGGCCCAGGTGAAGAAGCTCGCGACCGACATCCGCAAGGCGCAGGGCCCGGAGATCACGACGATGACCGGGTGGCTGAAGTCGTGGGGTGCGCCCACCTCGATGCCGGGCGGTCACGACATGAGCGGCATGATGTCGCCGGCCGAGATGGATGGGCTGAAGAAGGCCGAGGGGCCGGAGTTCGACCGGCAGTGGCTGACGATGATGATCAAGCACCACCGGGGTGCGGTGCAGATGGCGCAGGACGTCAACAAGACCACGAACAACCCCGACGTGCGCACGATGGCCAACGGCATCATCAAGAGCCAGAACGCCGAGATCCGCACGATGGAGAGGTTGTTGAAGAAGTAG
- a CDS encoding HAMP domain-containing sensor histidine kinase, with translation MSRERGRPRLSTGLLFAQLAVLVVAAVVAAVTAALVGPPLFHEHMVRAGADPSSSTLAHVEEAFRSAGLITLATAGGAAVLAAAVVAWVLGRRLARPLTSMATAAGEIADGRRDVRLDEPSTPAEIATVTTAFNRMADDLEQTEQVRRRLLSDLAHELRTPLATMTAYLDGLEDGVEPDASTAGVLREQVERLTRLTHDLRAVSQADESALVLDRESIDVTALLAASVEPVRTRLAGSAVSLRSDVAPGLVVTGDRLRLQQVMTNLLDNAVRHTSAGSITVRAEARDAVEVVVSDTGEGIAGEHLAYVFDRFFRADTARDRDHGGSGLGLAICRAMVHAHGGTITVASDGPGTGATFTVRLPRA, from the coding sequence GTGAGCCGTGAGCGTGGCCGGCCCAGGCTGTCGACGGGGCTGCTGTTCGCACAGCTGGCGGTGCTCGTGGTCGCGGCGGTCGTGGCCGCCGTGACGGCAGCCCTGGTGGGGCCGCCCCTGTTCCACGAGCACATGGTGCGAGCGGGCGCGGACCCGTCGTCCAGCACCCTCGCGCACGTCGAGGAGGCCTTCCGGTCGGCCGGGCTGATCACGCTCGCCACGGCCGGCGGGGCGGCCGTGCTGGCCGCCGCGGTGGTGGCGTGGGTGCTGGGTCGCCGGCTCGCGCGGCCGCTGACCTCGATGGCGACCGCGGCGGGTGAGATCGCTGACGGGCGACGCGACGTGCGGCTGGACGAGCCGAGCACGCCGGCCGAGATCGCCACGGTGACAACGGCTTTCAACCGGATGGCGGACGACCTGGAGCAGACCGAGCAGGTGCGTCGCCGGCTGCTCTCCGACCTCGCGCACGAGCTGCGCACACCGCTGGCGACGATGACGGCCTATCTCGACGGGCTCGAGGACGGGGTGGAACCGGACGCGTCGACGGCCGGCGTGCTGCGCGAGCAGGTCGAGAGGCTGACCCGCCTGACCCACGACCTGCGCGCCGTGTCGCAGGCCGACGAATCGGCGCTGGTGCTGGACCGCGAATCCATAGATGTCACAGCGCTTCTCGCCGCTTCGGTCGAACCGGTGCGCACGCGCCTGGCGGGGTCTGCGGTGTCGCTGCGCTCGGACGTGGCGCCCGGACTGGTGGTCACCGGCGACCGCCTGCGGCTCCAGCAGGTCATGACCAACCTGCTCGACAACGCGGTGCGGCACACGAGCGCGGGCAGCATCACGGTGCGGGCCGAGGCGCGGGACGCCGTCGAAGTGGTCGTCAGCGACACCGGTGAGGGGATCGCGGGCGAGCACCTGGCGTACGTCTTCGACCGGTTCTTCCGCGCCGACACCGCGCGTGACCGCGACCACGGCGGCTCAGGGCTGGGTCTGGCGATCTGCCGCGCGATGGTGCACGCGCACGGCGGGACGATCACGGTGGCCAGCGACGGGCCGGGGACGGGTGCGACGTTCACGGTGCGCCTGCCGCGCGCCTGA
- a CDS encoding response regulator transcription factor: MSSTAARVLVVEDERALAGMIRNYLDRAGHDVRMCHDGATAVEVSREWVPDVLVLDLGLPGLDGIEVCRRVREFSDPLVLMVTARDDETDTLIGLSVGADDYVTKPFRPRELVARVGVLLRRPRASTPPVAVLRLGALELDPQARTVVVAGAPVHLTKLEFDLLATLLAQPRRAFARRELIAEVWGADWVGDEHLVDTHVKHLRRKLGDDPARPAYVVTVRGVGYRAGEGA; encoded by the coding sequence ATGTCGTCGACGGCCGCGCGGGTGCTCGTGGTGGAGGACGAGCGGGCGCTCGCCGGGATGATCCGCAACTATCTCGACCGGGCCGGCCACGACGTACGCATGTGTCACGACGGCGCGACCGCGGTGGAGGTCTCGCGCGAGTGGGTGCCCGACGTGCTGGTGCTCGACCTCGGGCTGCCGGGGCTCGACGGGATCGAGGTGTGCCGGCGGGTGCGTGAGTTCTCCGACCCGCTGGTGCTCATGGTGACCGCACGGGACGACGAGACCGACACGCTGATCGGGCTGTCGGTCGGTGCCGACGATTACGTCACCAAACCGTTCCGGCCGCGCGAGCTGGTGGCCCGCGTGGGGGTGCTGCTGCGGCGGCCGCGCGCGTCGACCCCGCCGGTCGCCGTGCTGCGGCTGGGGGCGCTGGAGCTCGACCCGCAGGCGCGCACGGTCGTGGTCGCGGGAGCGCCGGTGCACCTCACGAAGCTCGAGTTCGACCTGCTGGCAACGCTTCTCGCGCAGCCGCGGCGGGCGTTCGCTCGGCGCGAGCTGATCGCCGAGGTGTGGGGAGCCGACTGGGTCGGCGACGAGCACCTGGTCGACACCCACGTGAAGCACCTGCGCCGCAAGCTGGGCGACGACCCGGCGAGGCCGGCGTACGTCGTGACGGTGCGCGGGGTCGGCTATCGGGCGGGTGAGGGCGCGTGA
- a CDS encoding transglycosylase family protein, whose amino-acid sequence MLNNRKARVTTLAATGAATIAAVTVGGAAPANADTGVWDRVAQCESGGNWSINTGNGYYGGLQFSLSTWRAFGGSGMPNQASKAEQIRVAQRTLAAQGPGAWPVCSKRAGLTASNGGSSSSSSVDTQEQERETEAPQRRTETRERNNDRPERTETRERSSRSSERAEVKQDAPAKKSTHKSSKSEKKSFSKSEKKSTKHTHKKSVPSVKASNETITVKAGDTLGKLAEKHGIDSWRTLWAANSKTVSNPNLIFVGQVLNLPA is encoded by the coding sequence TTGCTGAACAACCGCAAGGCCCGAGTGACCACGCTCGCCGCCACCGGCGCCGCGACCATCGCGGCCGTGACCGTGGGTGGCGCTGCCCCCGCGAACGCTGACACCGGCGTCTGGGACCGCGTCGCGCAGTGCGAGTCCGGCGGCAACTGGAGCATCAACACCGGCAACGGCTACTACGGCGGCCTGCAGTTCTCGCTGTCCACCTGGCGCGCCTTCGGCGGGTCGGGCATGCCCAACCAGGCCAGCAAGGCTGAGCAGATCCGCGTCGCGCAGCGCACCCTGGCCGCGCAGGGCCCGGGCGCCTGGCCCGTGTGCTCCAAGCGCGCCGGCCTGACCGCGAGCAACGGCGGCTCGTCGTCCTCCTCCTCGGTCGACACCCAGGAGCAGGAGCGCGAGACCGAGGCCCCGCAGCGTCGCACCGAGACCCGCGAGCGCAACAACGACCGCCCGGAGCGCACCGAGACGCGTGAGCGTTCCTCGCGTTCCAGCGAGCGCGCCGAGGTCAAGCAGGACGCCCCGGCCAAGAAGTCGACCCACAAGTCGAGCAAGTCCGAGAAGAAGAGCTTCTCCAAGAGCGAGAAGAAGTCGACCAAGCACACCCACAAGAAGTCGGTCCCCTCGGTGAAGGCCTCCAACGAGACCATCACCGTCAAGGCCGGCGACACGCTGGGCAAGCTGGCCGAGAAGCACGGCATCGACAGCTGGCGCACCCTCTGGGCCGCCAACTCGAAGACGGTCTCGAACCCGAACCTGATCTTCGTCGGCCAGGTCCTGAACCTGCCTGCCTGA
- a CDS encoding alpha/beta fold hydrolase, protein MAELFVDVGGTRVFVDDRGSRSTAVLYVHGGPGQGSYDLTASVGDLLSRHVRLVAVDQRGALRSDPLPAEPPLTRDLLIADFEAVRRELGIERWVLLGHSAGAPVALEYAVAHPDAVSAVIFSCPTFDADLTDRHRLPVAAKRLRELGDEEGAVLCEEIAARPDHLSPADGAREATQRLGEHYLELFFHDADGQERYLRLMRDSELTDEQRERGMSHLPLIEPMYRSTLGLLPRLRQPHLLVHGIDDLVAAPAMISAYRQTAQGAQVVTLAASGHFPHVEEPEAFAAVVLELVAGLD, encoded by the coding sequence ATGGCTGAGCTGTTCGTCGACGTCGGCGGCACCCGCGTGTTCGTCGACGACCGCGGGTCACGGTCCACGGCCGTGCTCTACGTGCACGGCGGCCCGGGGCAGGGCAGCTATGACCTCACCGCCTCGGTCGGCGACCTGCTGAGCCGGCACGTGCGGCTCGTCGCGGTCGACCAGCGGGGCGCGCTGCGCTCCGACCCGCTGCCCGCCGAGCCGCCGCTCACCCGCGACCTGCTGATCGCCGACTTCGAGGCGGTGCGCCGCGAGCTCGGGATCGAGCGGTGGGTGCTGCTCGGCCACTCGGCGGGCGCGCCCGTCGCGCTGGAGTACGCCGTCGCCCACCCCGACGCGGTCAGCGCGGTGATCTTCTCCTGCCCGACCTTCGACGCCGACCTCACCGACCGGCACCGGCTGCCGGTCGCGGCCAAGCGGCTGCGCGAGCTCGGTGACGAGGAGGGCGCGGTGCTGTGCGAGGAGATCGCCGCCCGGCCCGACCACCTGAGCCCCGCCGACGGCGCTCGCGAGGCGACGCAGCGGCTCGGCGAGCACTATCTCGAGCTGTTCTTCCATGACGCCGACGGGCAGGAGCGCTACCTGCGGCTGATGCGTGACTCCGAGCTGACCGACGAGCAGCGCGAGCGCGGCATGTCGCACCTGCCGCTCATCGAGCCGATGTACCGCTCCACCCTCGGTCTGCTCCCGCGGCTGCGGCAGCCGCACCTGCTCGTGCACGGCATCGACGACCTGGTGGCCGCGCCCGCGATGATCAGCGCCTACCGCCAGACGGCCCAGGGCGCCCAGGTCGTGACGCTCGCCGCGTCCGGCCACTTCCCGCACGTCGAGGAGCCCGAGGCCTTCGCGGCCGTCGTCCTCGAGCTGGTCGCCGGACTGGACTGA
- a CDS encoding trimeric intracellular cation channel family protein, whose protein sequence is MPAADSSVLDALRWVDLAGVLGNAMLGGVVARAARLDPVGFAVLAIISGLGGGLIRDTLLQAGPPAALLDNAYILTALAGAAIAFLVQVEGGRTWDRAWPWIDAVSLGAWAGAGALKTLDTGLGWLPAVLLGVVTAVGGGMVRDIVLRQVPAVLGSSPLYATCALAASSTLVVCAQLGHPTLGLVLAVVVGAGLTLLARKRRWMLPLSANWGALRREGERRARAVRRVRRRRDG, encoded by the coding sequence ATGCCCGCTGCCGACTCGTCGGTGCTCGACGCGCTGCGCTGGGTCGACCTCGCCGGCGTGCTCGGCAACGCCATGCTCGGCGGGGTCGTGGCCCGGGCCGCCCGGCTCGACCCGGTCGGCTTCGCGGTGCTCGCGATCATCTCCGGCCTGGGCGGCGGACTCATCCGCGACACCCTGCTGCAGGCCGGCCCGCCCGCCGCACTGCTCGACAACGCCTACATCCTCACCGCGCTCGCCGGCGCGGCGATCGCCTTCCTGGTGCAGGTCGAGGGCGGGCGCACCTGGGACCGGGCCTGGCCGTGGATCGACGCGGTCTCGCTCGGCGCCTGGGCCGGCGCCGGCGCCCTCAAGACGCTCGACACCGGCCTCGGCTGGCTGCCCGCCGTGCTGCTCGGGGTCGTCACCGCCGTCGGCGGCGGGATGGTGCGCGACATCGTGCTGCGCCAGGTGCCGGCGGTGCTGGGCAGCAGCCCGCTCTACGCCACCTGCGCCCTCGCCGCCAGCAGCACCCTGGTGGTGTGCGCCCAGCTGGGCCACCCCACCCTCGGCCTGGTCCTCGCGGTCGTCGTCGGCGCGGGCCTCACGCTGCTGGCCCGCAAGCGCCGCTGGATGCTGCCGCTGTCGGCCAACTGGGGAGCGCTGCGCCGCGAGGGCGAGCGGCGCGCCCGCGCGGTCCGCCGGGTGCGGAGGCGTCGGGACGGCTGA
- a CDS encoding S-adenosylmethionine:tRNA ribosyltransferase-isomerase, translated as MTTPAAHAATPLPAAGHAPGAGLAATGPPEQRGLRRDEVRLLVASGDGVTHTRFTRIADHLQPGDLVVVNNSATVAGQLDAVSDRRGAVVVHLATPLDDGAWVVELRSAPDAERPVLDAEAGERLRIADVTLTLVSGYPQDGSSPTGSGNRLWRAEVDGDLASRAERSGRPIAYGYLDRRYPLSTYQNVFSTVPGSAEMPSAGRPFTGGVLADLVGRGVATATVTLHTGVSSQEAGEGPQPERFEVPEVTARMVNATRAGGGRVVAVGTTVTRALESAVTPGGRVEATRGWTERLVTPSDPPRVVTGLVTGWHDPEASHLLLVEAVAGAELTERAYAAATSGGYLWHEFGDSALLLPSLVLPPP; from the coding sequence ATGACCACCCCCGCCGCGCACGCCGCGACCCCGCTGCCAGCCGCCGGTCACGCGCCCGGTGCCGGCCTCGCGGCGACCGGCCCGCCCGAGCAACGCGGCCTCCGCCGTGACGAGGTACGCCTGCTGGTCGCCTCCGGCGACGGCGTCACCCACACCCGGTTCACCCGGATCGCCGACCACCTGCAGCCGGGCGACCTCGTGGTCGTCAACAACTCGGCGACGGTCGCCGGGCAGCTCGACGCCGTCAGCGACCGACGCGGTGCGGTGGTGGTGCACCTGGCGACCCCGCTCGACGACGGCGCCTGGGTGGTGGAGCTGCGCAGCGCCCCCGACGCAGAGCGGCCAGTGCTCGACGCCGAGGCCGGCGAGCGGCTGCGCATCGCGGACGTCACGCTCACCCTGGTCTCCGGCTACCCGCAGGACGGCTCGTCCCCCACCGGGTCGGGCAACCGGTTGTGGCGGGCCGAGGTCGACGGCGACCTCGCCTCGCGGGCCGAGCGCTCGGGCCGGCCCATCGCCTACGGCTACCTCGATCGCCGATACCCGCTGTCGACGTACCAGAACGTCTTCAGCACCGTCCCGGGCAGCGCCGAGATGCCTTCTGCGGGAAGGCCGTTCACCGGCGGGGTGCTCGCGGACCTGGTCGGTCGCGGGGTCGCGACGGCCACCGTCACGCTGCACACGGGCGTCTCGTCGCAGGAGGCCGGGGAGGGGCCGCAGCCCGAGCGCTTCGAGGTCCCGGAGGTCACGGCGCGGATGGTCAACGCCACGCGCGCCGGCGGGGGCCGAGTGGTCGCGGTCGGCACCACCGTCACCCGCGCGCTGGAGTCGGCGGTCACGCCGGGCGGCCGGGTCGAGGCGACGCGGGGCTGGACCGAGCGGCTCGTCACGCCGTCCGACCCGCCGCGCGTCGTCACCGGGCTGGTCACCGGCTGGCACGACCCCGAGGCGTCGCACCTGCTGCTGGTCGAGGCGGTCGCCGGGGCGGAGCTGACCGAACGGGCGTACGCCGCCGCCACCTCCGGCGGCTACCTCTGGCACGAGTTCGGCGACTCCGCGCTGCTCCTGCCGTCGCTCGTCCTCCCACCCCCGTGA